GTTCACCCTGGGCCTGGTCGGGGTGGGCGCGATCGCCAAGGACCCGCGCTGGGCCCTGCGGGTGCTGCGCGAGCTGCGCCGGCACGACGAGCGGTACCGGCTGATGCTGATCGGCAAGGAGCTGGACGAGGGACCGAACGCGGTCTCGGCCGCCTACTTCGCCGGGTACGCCGCCGAGCTGGCCGAGCTGGACGGGCGCGGCGCGCTGGTGCGTGCCGGACAGACCGACGACGTGCCGGGCGCGCTCACCGAGGTCGGCGTGGTGCTGAGCACGTCGGTCCGGGAGAGCTTCCACCTGGGCCTGATCGAGGGGGCGGCCAGCGGGGCGGTGCCGGTGGTCCGGGACTGGCCGTTCTTCGCCGGGCAGCGGGCCGGCGCGCGGAGCATCTTCCCGGCCGGCTGGGTGGTGCGCGACCCGGCCGAGGCGGTCCGGCGGATCCTGGCCGAGACCGCCACCGCGGCGATCTGGCGGGCGGCCGGCGCGGCCGCCGCCGAACACGCCCTGGCCACCTGGGACTGGTCGGTGACCGCCGGCGGCTACGACGAGCTGATCCTGGGTACCCGGCTCACCCGCGCCGCAGCGTCCGGCGCAGCCGGGCGGCCACCCGCCGCACGGTGATCGGCCGGACCTCCACCCCGACCCGGTCGTCCGGCCCGCGCACCACGGCGACCAGGAAGAACCGCCCGCCGACCCGGTGCAGCCGGCGGCCCGCCGCGGAGACGTCGGCGGCGGTCACCGGGTACTTCAGCGTTCCCCGCCGGAACGTGATGTCCCGGAACCGGCCGTGCGACTCGCCGCGTACCAGGTCGTCGACCGGGATCACGGCGCCGGCCGTGGCCCGGCTCAGCTCGGCCGGCACGCTGGGCCCGCGCCGCACCTTCACCACCGGCGCCGGCTCGCCGGCCTGCCGCGGGATCCAGGTGGGCCAGCGCAGCAGCAGCGCCGGGCGGCCGTCCGGGCCGCGGCCCCAGCCGACCACCGCCGGGCCGTCCTGCCGGTCGATCGCGAGGACCTCGGCGGTGGCGTCGAACCACTCGTCCGGGAAGTCCCGGCCGGCGGCCCGGAAGCCGGGGAACGCCACGTAGTAGCGGCCGGCCTCGGCGACCGCCGGGCGCAGCCGGTGCTCGGCGTAGTGCCGGGCCACCGCCAGCACGTCGGCGACGGTGCCGTGCTGGGCCAGGCTGATCGCCGCCCGGTGCCGGACCGGCAGGGCGCGCCGGGCCTCCTCGGTCAGGTACGCGCCGGCCAGCGCGCCGACACCCCGGTGGACGGCCTCCCGGTCGGCCGGGCCCGCCGCCAGGAAGCGCTCGCCGAGCAGTTTGCCGACCTCCCAGGAGAAGTGCCGGACCAGCAGGTTGTGCCGGGCGCGCGGCTCGGTGACCAGATCGGCGGCCCGGGCCAGCAGCAGCGCGGTGTCGTGCAGCAGCCGGGTGACCGGGGTCCGGAAGGTGATGTTGCTGGCGTCGGTGCGGCGGATCGCGTAGTAGAAGTCGTAGCCGGTGCGCACCGCGATCCGCCGGGCGGCGAGCACCGCCCGGATCGTGAACGGCTGGTCCGAGCAGGACGCCATGTCCTCCGGGAACCGGATCCGGTGCTCCTCGATCAGCGCCCGGCGGAACAGCTTGGTGTTGGAGAGCGCCCAGGCCAGCGGCGAGCCGGCCAGGGTGATCGCGTCCCGGTCGCCGCCGGCGAAGACCGACTGGTCGACGCGCCGGCCGCCGGCCCCGACCAACCGGCCCAGCACGATGTCGGCGCCCGTCTCGTCGGCCGCCGCCACCAGCCGCTCCAGGGCCTGCGGGCCGAGCCGGTCGTCGGCGCCGACGAAGAAGACGTAGCGCCCGGTGGCCCGCTCCAGCGCCCGGTTGCTGGGACCGGCCG
This window of the Actinoplanes oblitus genome carries:
- a CDS encoding glycosyltransferase family 2 protein — its product is MTAPVPDVTVVVAVYNTMPYLTGCLESILTQTIGTDRLQVIAVDDGSTDGGGAELDAWAARFPRTLTVLRQPNSGGPAGPSNRALERATGRYVFFVGADDRLGPQALERLVAAADETGADIVLGRLVGAGGRRVDQSVFAGGDRDAITLAGSPLAWALSNTKLFRRALIEEHRIRFPEDMASCSDQPFTIRAVLAARRIAVRTGYDFYYAIRRTDASNITFRTPVTRLLHDTALLLARAADLVTEPRARHNLLVRHFSWEVGKLLGERFLAAGPADREAVHRGVGALAGAYLTEEARRALPVRHRAAISLAQHGTVADVLAVARHYAEHRLRPAVAEAGRYYVAFPGFRAAGRDFPDEWFDATAEVLAIDRQDGPAVVGWGRGPDGRPALLLRWPTWIPRQAGEPAPVVKVRRGPSVPAELSRATAGAVIPVDDLVRGESHGRFRDITFRRGTLKYPVTAADVSAAGRRLHRVGGRFFLVAVVRGPDDRVGVEVRPITVRRVAARLRRTLRRG